TTCGCGAACCACTGTCCAATCGTTTCGTCCCCGGGCCAGGCAGTATCCTTATAAGCTTCCTTGCCGGTCATATCATACATGACCCAGAGTATTCCCGGCCAGAAGCCGGAGGTCCACCAGTCAGTCCCGGGATTATCGAATCTGCCGTCTGCTCCCGCAGCATGAGGACTCCGCGTCCCGAGCGCCTTGATCATGCCGTTTACTTTCGGTTCCAGACGGTTCATTACTTCCTGCCAATAAGCTGTAGTCATCGCTGATGCCTCCACTTGAATTAGATTATGGCCTCAGTATAACGCCTCTGGCGAACTGGAAGTTGTCATTTGATATCACGAAATGTTGTTATATTGTCCTATTCCTCGTAAGTAGGCTCTCAGGTTCCCTTGCGGTATTGCAGCGGAGAAAGGCCGAGTACCCGCTTGAACAGCTGGTTGAAGTAGGAAGGATTCGGGAATCCGACAGCGCTGCCGATTCGCTCCACCGTCAGGTCCGTCGTCTCGAGCAGCCGGCAGGCCTGCTTGAGACGACGGGCGGTAAGATAGTCGACCAGGCGGCCGCCTGTTTCCTGATGAAAAATCCGCGAGACATAGGATTTCGAGAGGTGAGTCTCCTCCGCAAGCTGCTCCAGATTCACCTCTTCCTGATAATGCGCTTCAATCCAGTTCATGATCTGCTCCGAATAGCGGAGCTTCCGCCGTTCTCCGGTATGAATCAGTGACTGCTCCCCTGTTCCCAGGCAGCTTAACAACTGCAGAAGCAGCATCGTGATATCCTCGGTATCTTCCCCGGATGATTTGCTCCGGCACTGATTGTAATTCCCATAGATCCATTCCATAGTCTCCAGGCGGTCACCAAGATCGAAGCCGCAATAGGGATTGCTGCCTTGCCATAACGCATTGAACACCGCTTTACGTTTGGCGAAGCCCTGCAGCAGATGCTCTGCTGTCAGGGGGTCAAGATAGAAGATCGTCCGTATGAATGGGCTTTCGGTTGAGACGTCCGAAGAAATCCGGTGCAGCTGATACGGCTGGAAAAAGAAAAGCATGCCCGGCCGGATATCATACATCTGCTGATTCACAACAATGCTGCCCTGCCCGCCGTGTACGAACATGATCTCACAGCACTGATGCCAGTGGTAATATCCCTTGTAATGATCGTCGGTATAGATGCGGTAGTCCCAGATCAGCGACTG
The sequence above is a segment of the Paenibacillus sp. FSL R7-0204 genome. Coding sequences within it:
- a CDS encoding AraC family transcriptional regulator yields the protein MKQLFEPVLFANRQSLIWDYRIYTDDHYKGYYHWHQCCEIMFVHGGQGSIVVNQQMYDIRPGMLFFFQPYQLHRISSDVSTESPFIRTIFYLDPLTAEHLLQGFAKRKAVFNALWQGSNPYCGFDLGDRLETMEWIYGNYNQCRSKSSGEDTEDITMLLLQLLSCLGTGEQSLIHTGERRKLRYSEQIMNWIEAHYQEEVNLEQLAEETHLSKSYVSRIFHQETGGRLVDYLTARRLKQACRLLETTDLTVERIGSAVGFPNPSYFNQLFKRVLGLSPLQYRKGT